The following coding sequences are from one Rattus rattus isolate New Zealand chromosome 11, Rrattus_CSIRO_v1, whole genome shotgun sequence window:
- the Lrrc8b gene encoding volume-regulated anion channel subunit LRRC8B isoform X1: MITLTELKCLADAQSSYHILKPWWDVFWYYLTLIMLLVAVLAGALQLTQSRVLCCLPCKVEFDNHCAVPWDLLKASENTSSNSGLPLPLPLRIQNDLHRQQYSYIDAVCYEKQLHWFAKFFPYLVLLHTLIFAACSNFWLHYPSTSSRLEHFVSILHKCFDSPWTTRALSETVAEQSVRPLKLSKSKTLLSTSGGSADIDASKQSLPYPQPGLESPGIESPTSSVLDKKEGEQAKAIFEKVKRFRLHVEQRDIIYRVYLKQIIVKVILFVLIITYVPYFLSYITLEIDCSINVQAFTGYKRYQCVYSLAEIFKVLASFYVILVMLYGLTSSYSLWWMLRSSLKQYSFEALREKSNYSDIPDVKNDFAFILHLADQYDPLYSKRFSIFLSEVSENKLKQINLNNEWTVEKLKSKLVKNSQDKVELHLFMLNGLPDNVFELTEMEVLSLELIPEVKLPAAVSQLVNLRELHVYHSSLVVDHPALAFLEENLKILRLKFTEMGKIPRWVFHLKNLKELYLSGCVLPEQLSSMQLEGFQDLKNLRTLYLKSSLSRIPQVVTDLLPSLQKLSLDNEGSKLVVLNNLKKMVNLKSLELLSCDLERIPHSIFSLNNLHELDLKENNLKTVEEIISFQHLPSLSCLKLWHNNIAYIPAQIGALSNLEQLYLGHNNIESLPLQLFLCTKLHYLDLSYNHLTFIPEEIQYLTNLQYFAVTNNNIEMLPDGLFQCKKLQCLLLGRNSLTDLSPLVGELSNLTHLELIGNYLETLPVELEGCQSLKRSCLIVEDSLLNSLPLPVTERLQTCLDKC, from the exons ATGATTACACTAACAGAGTTGAAATGCTTAGCGGATGCCCAGTCATCCTATCACATACTGAAGCCATGGTGGGACGTCTTCTGGTATTACCTCACCCTCATCATGCTGTTGGTGGCTGTGCTGGCCGGAGCCCTGCAGCTTACGCAAAGCAGGGTTCTGTGCTGTCTTCCCTGCAAGGTGGAATTTGACAATCACTGCGCTGTGCCTTGGGACCTCCTGAAAGCCAGTGAGAACACGTCTTCTAACTCAGGCCTGCCACTCCCGCTGCCGCTCCGGATCCAGAATGACCTCCACCGACAGCAGTACTCCTACATCGACGCCGTCTGCTACGAGAAACAGCTCCATTGGTTCGCTAAGTTTTTCCCCTATCTGGTGCTTCTGCACACTCTTATCTTTGCAGCCTGCAGCAACTTCTGGCTTCACTACCCCAGCACCAGCTCCAGGCTGGAGCACTTTGTGTCCATCCTCCACAAGTGCTTCGATTCTCCATGGACCACTCGCGCCCTGTCAGAGACAGTGGCCGAACAGTCAGTGAGGCCCCTGAAACTCTCCAAGTCCAAAACCTTGCTCTCAACCTCAGGGGGCTCTGCCGACATTGACGCCAGCAAGCAGTCATTGCCCTACCCACAGCCAGGCTTAGAGTCACCTGGCATAGAAAGCCCAACTTCTAGTGTCCTGGACAAGAAGGAGGGTGAACAAGCCAAAGCCATCTTCGAAAAAGTGAAGAGGTTTCGCCTGCATGTGGAGCAGAGGGACATCATCTACCGGGTGTACCTGAAGCAGATAATCGTCAAAGTCATTCTGTTTGTTCTCATTATAACTTACGTCCCGTATTTTCTCAGCTACATAACTCTGGAAATCGACTGCTCGATCAATGTGCAGGCATTCACAGGCTATAAGCGCTACCAGTGCGTCTACTCCTTGGCAGAGATCTTTAAGGTCTTGGCTTCATTTTATGTCATTCTGGTGATGCTTTATGGTCTCACGTCCTCCTATAGCCTGTGGTGGATGTTGAGGAGTTCCTTGAAGCAGTACTCCTTTGAGGCTCTCAGAGAGAAAAGCAACTACAGCGATATCCCTGATGTCAAGAACGACTTCGCCTTCATCCTCCATCTGGCCGACCAGTACGACCCCCTGTACTCCAAGCgcttctccatcttcctgtcGGAGGTCAGTGAGAACAAACTGAAACAGATCAACCTCAACAACGAGTGGACCGTGGAAAAACTAAAAAGCAAGCTTGTGAAAAACTCCCAGGACAAGGTCGAGCTGCATCTCTTCATGCTCAACGGTCTTCCAGATAACGTCTTCGAGTTAACAGAGATGGAAgtgctgagcctggagctcatccCCGAGGTCAAGCTGCCCGCCGCCGTCTCTCAGCTTGTCAACCTCAGGGAGCTCCATGTGTACCACTCGTCCTTGGTGGTCGACCACCCCGCCCTGGCCTTTCTTGAGGAGAACTTAAAAATCCTCCGCCTGAAATTTACCGAGATGGGAAAGATCCCACGCTGGGTGTTCCACCTGAAGAACCTGAAGGAACTGTACCTGTCAGGCTGTGTCCTCCCGGAGCAGCTGAGCTCCATGCAGCTGGAGGGCTTCCAGGATCTGAAGAACCTGAGGACCCTCTACTTGAAGAGCAGCCTGTCCCGGATCCCTCAGGTGGTGACAGACCTGCTGCCCTCCCTGCAGAAGCTGTCCCTTGATAACGAGGGGAGCAAACTGGTCGTGCTGAACAACCTGAAGAAGATGGTCAATCTGAAAAGCCTGGAGCTCCTCAGCTGCGACCTGGAGCGCATCCCCCACTCCATTTTCAGCCTGAACAACCTGCACGAGTTGGACCTGAAGGAAAACAACCTCAAGACGGTGGAGGAGATCATCAGCTTCCAGCACCTCCCGAGCCTCTCCTGCCTGAAGCTCTGGCACAATAACATCGCTTACATCCCCGCACAGATCGGAGCGCTGTCCAACCTGGAGCAACTGTACCTGGGTCACAACAACATCGAGAGCCTGCCCTTGCAGCTTTTTCTATGCACCAAACTACACTACTTGGATCTAAGCTATAACCATCTGACCTTCATTCCCGAGGAAATCCAGTACCTGACCAACCTGCAGTACTTCGCCGTGACCAACAATAAC ATCGAGATGCTACCAGACGGGCTGTTCCAGTGCAAGAAACTTCAGTGTCTACTCTTGGGAAGAAACAGCCTAACAGATCTGTCCCCTCTGGTTGGGGAGCTGTCAAACCTCACCCACCTGGAACTCATTGGCAACTACCTAGAGACACTGCCTGTGGAGCTGGAAGGGTGTCAGTCCCTGAAACGGAGCTGTCTGATTGTGGAGGACAGCTTGCTCAATTCTCTTCCGCTTCCTGTGACGGAGCGTTTGCAGACTTGCTTAGATAAATGTTAA